The Podospora pseudopauciseta strain CBS 411.78 chromosome 2 map unlocalized CBS411.78m_2, whole genome shotgun sequence genome has a window encoding:
- a CDS encoding uncharacterized protein (COG:S; EggNog:ENOG503NUWV), which produces MAGPGGGPPRRSHTKSRKGCESCKRRHIRCDESFPQCRNCTKHKVRCPYNDITQPDERSCSPDKPDLMWTPQIEEEINQWKVTGVFPFPHIYPAPTPCDLTLDQLRLIHHVASISEQMESLNANGFTLWTRRIPTIIQIGATYDYVLHALLAFSATHLAHLTDCPLVGNMAYEHRGIALNRLQEAIGCFSRENSDAILAASLVLSWQATDWKSWTELMQGTSTIIDAMESWKHESLFGDFIAESSTFPTGPPSPTPDHQPSQPCAADMDSYQRTLKQLQKLEHHLKQSHESPKPITQLIAFMKGSRKIVLTQPLHQQFERLRALRTWLFWLPVDMLQQSSCSPNSLVVIAHYYTAALLMERLFPDIGAAYFGSLTVKPIEEIHQRLNSSERGQTSLSFMDHPLGTVYEFRSRMGWAHPVDTPAFHQYTAPPFYMNDGSPAMVPAASPEYFYGDNVSFNYSTEDLSVPNSAVSPLQLSSPFPHSGNQQYLNIPSPYGAYSPVSSVYGDFGDAGHSDFEDSGNWTVPYSAASPVMGPASHRYSVGFVSSPIQSTWA; this is translated from the exons ATGGCCGGTCCCGGTGGTGGTCCTCCTCGTCGGAGCCACACCAAGTCCCGGAAGGGATGTGAATCTTG CAAGCGCCGCCACATCAGATGTGATGAAAGCTTCCCTCAATG CCGCAACTGCACCAAGCACAAGGTCCGCTGCCCCTACAACGACATCACTCAGCCTGATGAGAGGTCTTGCTCGCCTGACAAGCCCGACCTCATGTGGACCCCTcagattgaggaggagatcaaccAGTGGAAGGTTACCGGGGTGTTCCCATTCCCGCACATCTATCCTGCACCGACACCCTGTGACTTGACTCTGGACCAGCTCAGGCTGATCCACCATGTTGCGTCCATCAGCGAGCAGATGGAGAGCCTCAATGCCAATGGCTTCACGCTTTGGACGCGGCGGATTCCCAC aATCATCCAGATCGGTGCTACCTACGACTATGTCTTGCATGCGCTGCTGGCGTTTTCCGCCACGCACCTTGCGCACCTGACGGACTGCCCATTGGTTGGCAACATGGCCTACGAGCACCGGGGCATTGCGCTGAACCGCCTTCAGGAAGCCATCGGCTGCTTCTCGAGAGAGAACTCCGACGCCATCCTGGCGGCTTCGCTCGTGCTGTCGTGGCAAGCCACGGATTG GAAGAGCTGGACCGAACTCATGCAAGGAACCTCGACG ATTATCGATGCCATGGAATCCTGGAAACACGAGTCCCTGTTTGGCGACTTCATCGCCGAGAGCAGCACGTTCCCTACCGGCCCTCCGTCGCCCACCCCGGaccaccagcccagccagccatgcGCTGCCGACATGGACAGTTACCAGCGGACTCTGAAGCAGCTGCAGAAGCTCGAGCACCATCTGAAGCAGAGCCATGAGAGTCCCAAGCCCATCACACAGCTCATTGCCTTCATGAAGGGCTCTCGCAAGATCGTCTTGACCCAGCCTTTGCACCAGCAGTTTGAGCGCCTTAGGGCGTTGCGCACCTGGCTGTTCTGGCTTCCTGTCGATATGCTGCAGCAGAGCAGTTGCTCCCCCAACTCGTTGGTCGTGATTGCTCATTACTACACGGCCGCTTTGCTGATGGAGCGTCTTTTCCCCGACATTGGTGCTGCCTACTTTGGAAGCCTTACCGTCAAGCCTATCGAGGAAATCCATCAACGTCTCAACAGCTCGGAGAGGGGCCAGACCTCTCTCAGTTTCATGGATCACCCCCTCGGCACAGTCTACGAGTTCCGCTCCCGCATGGGTTGGGCCCATCCTGTCGACACGCCCGCATTCCATCAGTACACGGCGCCGCCCTTCTACATGAACGACGGTTCACCGGCCATGGTTCCCGCTGCTTCTCCAGAGTACTTCTATGGAGACAACGTGTCATTCAACTACAGCACCGAGGACTTGTCTGTTCCCAACAGCGCCGTCAGCCCTCTGCAGCTGTCATCCCCGTTCCCTCACTCTGGCAACCAGCAGTATCTTAACATCCCTAGCCCCTACGGCGCCTACAGTCCCGTCTCAAGCGTCTATGGCGACTTTGGCGACGCCGGCCACAGCGACTTCGAAGATTCTGGAAACTGGACGGTCCCCTACTCAGCCGCCTCTCCCGTCATGGGTCCTGCCAGCCACCGCTACAGTGTCGGGTTCGTTTCTTCTCCAATCCAGTCCACGTGGGCCTAG